The Achromobacter deleyi genome has a window encoding:
- a CDS encoding alpha-ketoacid dehydrogenase subunit alpha/beta yields the protein MATYQPLEPQAPWRQLTVEASDWQQADPALLGTMLTQLHWIRAFEEAVLDLAAEGLVHGPAHSSVGQEGGAVGSVLALGAGDQINGSHRGHHQFLAKALQHVAPLGLDPRNPLTPAIDEVLQKTLAEIMGLAQGFCRGRGGSMHLRWLEAGALGTNAIVGGGVPLAAGAGWAHKHAGTDRVAVTYFGDGAVNIGSVLETMNLTAAWKTPLCFFIENNRYAVSTTVEESTAEPRLSARGLAFNIPSWKVDGMDPLAVHLAMSEAVAHMRAGRGPTIVEVDVYRFFHQNGPFPGSAFGYRTKDEEAQWRLRDPLDKIASEMIVRKLITQAEVDALRQRCKDVMKDVSGRLTEAGEGGKRRVRADLWPSPDFRDVGLRSDGSELAGLRYQDAADHAGAKVERKFVDAVADVLDRRMETDAGVVVLGEDVHRLKGGTNGATRGLKDKYPDRVLGTPISENAFAGLGGGLAMDGRYKPVVEFMYPDFMWVAADQIFNQIGKARHMFGGDIDVPFVLRTKVAMGTGYGSQHSMDPAGIFATAPGWRIVAPSTPYEYIGLMNTALASKDPVLVIEHVDLYASSGEVPADDLDYAIPFGSARVRRAGSKVTILTYLSMVSRALKAAEAAGVDAEVIDLRTLDRASLDWDTIGASIRKTNNVLIVEQGVRGTSYGAMLADEIQRRYFDWLDQPVKRVTGGEASPSISKVLERAAFADTDEVMAGLADVLADLGEQA from the coding sequence ATGGCCACCTATCAACCGCTTGAGCCCCAGGCGCCCTGGCGGCAACTGACGGTCGAGGCCTCGGACTGGCAACAGGCGGACCCCGCCCTGCTCGGCACGATGCTGACCCAGCTGCATTGGATCCGCGCTTTCGAAGAGGCCGTGCTGGACCTGGCCGCCGAAGGCCTGGTGCACGGCCCCGCGCACTCGTCGGTGGGCCAGGAAGGCGGCGCCGTCGGCTCGGTGCTGGCGCTGGGCGCCGGCGACCAGATCAACGGCTCGCACCGCGGCCACCACCAGTTCCTGGCCAAGGCGCTGCAGCACGTGGCGCCGCTGGGCCTGGATCCGCGCAACCCGCTCACGCCCGCCATCGACGAGGTCCTGCAAAAAACGCTGGCCGAGATCATGGGCCTGGCGCAGGGCTTTTGCCGCGGCCGCGGCGGCAGCATGCACCTGCGCTGGCTGGAAGCGGGCGCGCTGGGCACCAACGCCATCGTCGGCGGCGGCGTGCCGCTGGCGGCCGGCGCGGGCTGGGCGCACAAGCACGCCGGCACCGACCGGGTGGCCGTGACCTACTTCGGCGACGGCGCGGTGAACATCGGCTCCGTGCTGGAAACGATGAACCTCACCGCCGCATGGAAGACGCCGCTGTGCTTCTTCATCGAAAACAACCGCTACGCCGTGTCGACCACGGTCGAAGAGTCCACCGCCGAACCGCGCCTGTCGGCGCGCGGCCTGGCCTTCAACATCCCGTCGTGGAAAGTCGACGGCATGGACCCGCTGGCCGTGCACCTGGCCATGTCCGAAGCCGTGGCGCACATGCGCGCCGGCCGCGGCCCGACGATCGTCGAGGTGGACGTGTACCGCTTCTTCCACCAGAACGGTCCCTTCCCCGGCAGCGCCTTCGGCTACCGCACGAAGGATGAAGAAGCGCAATGGCGCCTGCGCGATCCCCTGGACAAGATCGCATCGGAGATGATTGTCCGCAAGCTGATCACCCAGGCCGAGGTGGATGCGCTGCGCCAGCGCTGCAAGGACGTGATGAAGGACGTCTCCGGCCGCCTGACGGAAGCGGGCGAAGGCGGCAAGCGCCGCGTGCGCGCCGATCTGTGGCCCAGCCCCGACTTCCGCGACGTGGGACTGCGCAGCGACGGTTCGGAACTGGCGGGCCTGCGCTACCAGGACGCCGCCGATCATGCGGGCGCCAAGGTGGAACGCAAGTTCGTCGACGCCGTGGCCGACGTGTTGGACCGCCGCATGGAAACGGACGCCGGCGTGGTCGTGCTGGGCGAGGACGTGCACCGCCTGAAGGGCGGCACCAACGGCGCCACCCGGGGCCTGAAGGACAAGTACCCCGACCGCGTGCTGGGCACTCCGATCTCCGAGAACGCCTTTGCCGGCCTGGGCGGCGGCCTGGCCATGGACGGCCGCTACAAGCCCGTCGTGGAGTTCATGTACCCCGACTTCATGTGGGTCGCGGCCGACCAGATCTTCAACCAGATCGGCAAGGCGCGCCATATGTTCGGCGGCGACATCGACGTGCCCTTCGTGCTGCGCACCAAGGTCGCGATGGGCACGGGCTATGGCTCGCAGCATTCCATGGACCCGGCCGGCATCTTCGCCACCGCGCCCGGCTGGCGCATCGTTGCCCCGTCCACGCCCTACGAGTACATCGGCCTGATGAACACGGCGCTGGCCTCCAAGGACCCGGTGCTGGTCATCGAGCACGTGGACCTGTACGCCTCGTCGGGTGAAGTGCCCGCCGACGACCTGGACTACGCGATTCCGTTCGGCAGCGCCCGCGTGCGCCGCGCCGGCTCCAAGGTCACCATCCTGACCTACCTGTCCATGGTCAGCCGCGCGCTCAAGGCCGCCGAGGCCGCGGGCGTGGATGCGGAGGTGATCGACCTGCGCACCCTGGACCGCGCGAGCCTGGACTGGGACACGATCGGCGCCAGCATCCGGAAGACCAACAACGTGCTGATCGTGGAGCAAGGCGTGCGCGGCACGTCCTACGGCGCCATGCTGGCCGACGAGATCCAGCGCCGCTACTTCGACTGGCTGGACCAGCCGGTCAAGCGCGTCACCGGCGGCGAGGCCTCGCCCAGCATCTCCAAGGTGCTGGAGCGCGCCGCGTTTGCCGATACCGACGAAGTGATGGCGGGCCTGGCCGACGTGCTGGCCGATCTGGGAGAGCAGGCATGA
- a CDS encoding SDR family NAD(P)-dependent oxidoreductase, whose translation MDNTTEVIHSDLRGQTVVITGGAKGIGYSTAQAFVRQGARVALLDMDAAALDAAVAGLAAAGGEALSVQASVTDADAVERAFAQVEQAWGRIDVLVNNAGISANKPTLEVTVDEWRRAVDINLTGVFLCAQAAGRRMVPAGAGCIVNLASMYGVVAAPDRAAYCATKGAVVLLTETLAVEWGPMGVRVNALAPGYVETDLVRDLAARGRLDPERLKQRTPLRRMAQPAEMADLAVFLASRQAAYITGHTLVADGGWSRYSYL comes from the coding sequence TTGGACAACACTACAGAAGTCATCCATAGCGACCTGCGCGGCCAGACGGTCGTGATCACCGGCGGCGCCAAGGGCATCGGCTATTCCACCGCCCAGGCCTTCGTGCGCCAGGGCGCGCGCGTCGCGCTGCTGGACATGGACGCCGCGGCGCTCGATGCGGCCGTCGCCGGCCTTGCGGCCGCGGGCGGCGAGGCGCTTTCCGTCCAAGCGTCGGTCACCGACGCCGACGCGGTCGAACGCGCCTTCGCCCAGGTCGAGCAGGCCTGGGGCCGCATCGACGTGCTGGTCAACAACGCCGGCATCTCGGCCAACAAGCCCACGCTGGAAGTCACCGTGGACGAATGGCGCCGCGCCGTGGACATCAACCTGACCGGCGTCTTCCTGTGCGCGCAGGCCGCCGGCCGCCGCATGGTGCCGGCCGGCGCGGGCTGCATCGTCAACCTGGCGTCCATGTACGGCGTGGTGGCGGCGCCCGACCGCGCCGCCTACTGCGCCACCAAGGGCGCGGTGGTGCTGCTGACCGAGACCCTGGCCGTGGAATGGGGCCCGATGGGCGTGCGCGTCAACGCGCTGGCGCCCGGCTATGTGGAAACCGACCTGGTGCGCGACCTTGCCGCGCGCGGCCGGCTGGACCCCGAACGCCTGAAGCAACGCACTCCCCTGCGCCGCATGGCGCAGCCGGCCGAAATGGCCGACCTGGCGGTCTTCCTGGCCTCGCGCCAGGCCGCCTACATCACCGGACACACCCTGGTGGCGGACGGCGGCTGGAGCCGCTACAGCTACCTCTAA
- a CDS encoding ABC transporter ATP-binding protein encodes MNTQSPLLSLQGVHAHYGKSHILHGIDLSIGRGEVVSLLGRNGAGRSTTMKSIMGLVDVTGGRIAIEGRDITNKRPFEIARAGLGFVPEEREVFANLTVDENLRMGEQPRRDDAPYWTVAQMFDYFPRLKERSNTRAGNLSGGEQQMLTMCRSLLGNPKVMLIDEPTEGLAPKIVEVIADVIRDIHKRGVSVVLVEQKLTIALKVSTRVSVMGHGRIVFEGPPAQLHERQDVVQEWLAV; translated from the coding sequence ATGAACACGCAATCCCCCCTCCTGTCGCTGCAGGGCGTGCATGCCCATTACGGCAAGAGCCACATCCTGCACGGCATCGACCTGTCCATCGGGCGCGGCGAAGTCGTCAGCCTGCTGGGCCGCAACGGCGCGGGCCGCTCCACCACCATGAAGAGCATCATGGGCCTGGTGGACGTGACCGGCGGGCGCATCGCCATCGAAGGCCGCGACATCACCAACAAGCGCCCCTTCGAGATCGCGCGCGCCGGACTGGGCTTCGTGCCCGAGGAGCGCGAGGTCTTCGCCAACCTGACGGTGGACGAAAACCTGCGCATGGGCGAACAGCCCCGACGCGACGACGCGCCCTACTGGACGGTGGCGCAGATGTTCGACTACTTCCCGCGCCTGAAGGAACGCAGCAACACCCGCGCCGGCAACCTGTCGGGCGGCGAGCAGCAGATGCTGACCATGTGCCGGTCGCTGCTGGGCAACCCCAAGGTCATGCTGATCGACGAGCCCACCGAAGGGCTGGCGCCGAAGATCGTGGAAGTGATCGCCGACGTGATCCGCGATATCCACAAGCGCGGCGTGTCCGTCGTGCTGGTGGAGCAGAAGCTGACGATCGCGCTGAAGGTGTCCACCCGCGTCAGCGTGATGGGCCATGGCCGCATCGTGTTCGAAGGACCGCCCGCGCAGCTGCATGAGCGCCAGGACGTCGTCCAGGAATGGCTGGCGGTCTGA
- a CDS encoding ABC transporter ATP-binding protein: MSHEILTLTDVRKSFGDAQIIRGVNLAIEAGERHAVIGPNGAGKSTLFHLMSGSFAPTSGDINLRSRSIGGLAPEAINRLGLARSFQITNVFPRLSVRENLRLAVLRMHGLVYNFWRPIARNRAVNEDVDRLLEKVRLTAKQDTAAGDLNYSEQRSLEIGMTLASRPKVILLDEPMAGMSQHEVDYTVELIKDVTRDCTLLIVEHDMQVVFSLADRISVLVYGEILATGTPAAIRGDARVREAYLGEETV, encoded by the coding sequence ATGAGCCACGAAATCCTGACCCTCACCGACGTGCGCAAGTCCTTCGGCGACGCGCAGATCATCCGCGGCGTGAACCTTGCGATCGAAGCCGGAGAACGCCACGCCGTCATCGGCCCGAACGGCGCGGGCAAATCCACCCTGTTCCACCTGATGTCGGGCTCGTTCGCGCCCACCTCCGGCGACATCAACCTGCGCTCGCGCTCCATCGGCGGCCTGGCCCCCGAAGCCATCAACCGGCTGGGGCTGGCGCGTTCGTTCCAGATCACCAATGTGTTCCCGCGCCTGTCCGTGCGCGAGAACCTGCGGCTGGCGGTGCTGCGCATGCACGGGCTGGTCTACAACTTCTGGCGCCCGATCGCGCGCAACCGCGCCGTGAACGAAGACGTGGACCGCCTGCTGGAAAAGGTGCGGCTGACGGCCAAGCAGGACACGGCCGCGGGCGACCTGAACTATTCCGAACAGCGCTCGCTGGAAATCGGCATGACGCTTGCGTCGCGCCCCAAGGTCATCCTGCTGGATGAGCCCATGGCCGGCATGTCCCAGCACGAGGTCGACTACACCGTCGAACTGATCAAGGACGTGACCCGCGACTGCACCCTGCTGATCGTCGAGCACGACATGCAGGTGGTGTTCTCGCTGGCGGACCGGATCAGTGTGCTGGTCTATGGCGAGATCCTGGCCACGGGCACGCCCGCCGCCATCCGCGGCGACGCCCGCGTGCGCGAAGCCTACCTGGGAGAGGAAACGGTATGA
- a CDS encoding branched-chain amino acid ABC transporter permease, which produces MSQTLTHTRRATGALLLILCVAALCALPWLLPPGQLVAAVQMLIAALFACAFNLLAGQGGMLSFGHAAYFGVGTFATIHAMNALGGAGLLPTPLMPLAGGVAGLLFGLVAGWFATMRSGVYFSMITLALAELLHALAPHLKGVFGGEAGVSAMRMPAWGFTFGSDIEVYFLVLAWVLISLAALYGLTRTPLGRLTLGLRENANRLRYLGYRPHALKTMVFALSAMFAGIAGGLQALNIEAGNYVLFEVKLSTDAVLFAYIGGVNAFLGPVLGASILTFLSQTLADITRSWLLYQGILFVLVMLFVPDGLVGLVQRAAKSLRERGLANWLPRAAVSVAGGLLLTGATIFTVELLQRMFARDYRALLAMNPEAGWPAIALFGQDWAPLAASTWLLPLALYAVGLLACRWALALWRDDDADAPLLEPAK; this is translated from the coding sequence ATGAGCCAGACCCTGACGCATACCCGCCGCGCCACCGGCGCGCTGCTGCTGATCCTGTGCGTGGCCGCGTTGTGCGCGCTGCCCTGGCTGCTGCCCCCGGGCCAGCTGGTGGCCGCCGTACAGATGCTGATCGCCGCGCTGTTCGCCTGCGCCTTCAACCTGCTGGCCGGCCAGGGCGGCATGCTGTCCTTCGGCCATGCCGCCTACTTCGGCGTCGGCACCTTTGCCACCATCCATGCCATGAATGCGCTGGGCGGCGCGGGCCTGTTGCCCACGCCGCTGATGCCGCTTGCCGGCGGCGTGGCCGGGCTGCTGTTCGGGCTGGTCGCCGGCTGGTTCGCCACCATGCGTTCCGGCGTCTACTTCTCGATGATCACGCTGGCGCTGGCCGAGCTGCTGCACGCGCTGGCGCCGCACCTGAAAGGGGTGTTCGGCGGCGAGGCAGGCGTGTCGGCCATGCGCATGCCGGCCTGGGGCTTTACCTTCGGCTCCGACATCGAGGTGTACTTCCTGGTGCTGGCCTGGGTGCTGATTTCGCTGGCGGCGCTGTATGGCCTGACCCGCACGCCGCTGGGCCGGCTGACGCTGGGCCTGCGCGAAAACGCCAACCGCCTGCGCTACCTGGGATACCGCCCGCATGCGCTCAAGACCATGGTGTTCGCGCTGTCGGCCATGTTCGCCGGTATCGCGGGCGGCCTGCAGGCCTTGAACATCGAGGCCGGCAACTACGTGCTGTTCGAGGTCAAGCTGTCCACCGACGCGGTGCTGTTCGCCTACATCGGCGGGGTCAACGCCTTCCTGGGCCCGGTGCTGGGCGCCTCCATCCTGACCTTCCTGTCCCAGACGCTGGCCGACATCACCCGGTCCTGGCTGCTGTACCAGGGCATCCTGTTCGTGCTGGTGATGCTGTTCGTGCCGGACGGCCTGGTGGGCCTGGTGCAGCGCGCCGCCAAGTCGCTGCGCGAACGCGGCCTGGCCAACTGGCTGCCGCGCGCGGCGGTATCGGTGGCGGGCGGCCTGCTGCTCACCGGCGCCACGATCTTCACGGTGGAGCTGCTGCAGCGCATGTTTGCCCGCGACTACCGCGCCCTGCTGGCCATGAACCCCGAGGCCGGCTGGCCCGCCATCGCGCTGTTCGGCCAGGACTGGGCGCCGCTTGCCGCGTCGACCTGGCTGCTGCCGCTGGCGCTGTACGCCGTGGGCCTTCTGGCCTGCCGCTGGGCGCTGGCCCTGTGGCGCGATGACGACGCCGACGCCCCCTTGCTGGAGCCCGCAAAATGA